A genomic stretch from Mastacembelus armatus chromosome 12, fMasArm1.2, whole genome shotgun sequence includes:
- the dhx29 gene encoding ATP-dependent RNA helicase DHX29 isoform X1, translated as MGGKKKKSAAAAVAPVAPAAPAAGGRTGAGNGGTEEPKKQPASNKMSKPSKDNKAKAPKTYSLANTAQVDTGGVSDKSILKVTIQADLEKKIIKLINDFRQENGEKRPISGRLTSKKLLDLYTALQKFNFKREHIEEAMKSSVLYGGDLHSALDWLCLNLKDEELPEGFSQQMQEESQRSRPRFQPPAQQKPATLSTKEHNNTHKDTTKATEKDEAASMKDWILRYAEQSSEEEEDVEAEGEKKTAHNPELEDKFDPNDRYLVLTAQLYDTKEMAAAAKTKADKMGQRMAQDRIRIIQQEMKQLESHPMFNSALKVVNVPEKEKKILPVNEDKEDLGFTLFEQAEKEPPAEKVVKKNEPKDIRNFDYTARSWTGKSPKQFLIDWVRKNLPKSPPPAFHKVAAGRYWRCKVRIQRVEDVLEVCPTIVTEDSMQAQHLAATLALYTLVKGQSVHQLLPPTYRDVWLEWRDSEQQQQEESRTAANKPRDQFISRLLTRLKQQQNQCQGQGSGSAGQVGLGQTGNEEPEESWENLAGLDIEERGEELGDKIQKRGGRTEGAGALEASRELLTKLKKSSLARKLQAEREQLPVFQHRNRVLEALQRHPVVVVAGETGSGKSTQIPQFLLEELLTGGKVAQPCNIVVTQPRRISAMSLACRVSQELGCEDGPGSKSSLCGYQIRMENQSGEWTRLLYCTTGVLLRKLQHDRHLNSLTHIIIDEVHERSVQSDFLLTILKDIVMRRSDLQLILMSATADCDKFSSYFNRCPVITIPGRTFPVEVFHLEDIVEQTGYILEKDSEYSQKILEEEEEVNISVTQKGGKTLQHQEVIVRDSSSGWDLGPDLDHFSSRTRQVLQYMNPNKINMDLLVDLIDYLDKSPQFAEMNGAVLVFLPGLAHIQQLCDLLSSDKRFRDKNRLNLTFVIFRYQIVALHSTLSSKDQAAAFTVPPAGVRKIVLSTNIAETGVTIPDVVFVIDTGKTKENKYHESSQMSSLVETFVSKASALQRQGRAGRVRNGFCFRLYPKYRFDAFMDYSIPEILRVPLEELCLHIMKCQYGSPEDFLSRALDAPQPQSVSNAVSLLRKIGACHPDSHVLTPLGHHLASLPVNVKIGKMLIYGAILGCLEPIATIAAAITEKSPFSTPMNRKEEANLAKAALALANSDHLTIYNAYLGWKNSQSEGQRVEMSYCRKHFLNRTALITIEDVKQELMRMMEQAGFSSSRSSSSHLKLQAASLSRQQISVLNAVLTAGLYDSVARVLCTPSVDVLERVACTVETPQGKAQVHPSSVNRNLQTHGWLLYQEKVKYTKIYLRDTTLISPLPVLLFGGDIEIQHRERLITLDGWIHFQAPVRVGVIFKHLRKLMDSLLEKKLENPRMNLEGERTIQIILDLIKSEYAV; from the exons ATGGGtgggaagaaaaagaagtcgGCGGCTGCTGCGGTTGCTCCGGTGGCCCCGGCAGCCCCGGCAGCAGGCGGCAGGACTGGAGCGGGGAACGGCGGGACGGAGGAGCCGAAGAAACAACCAGCCAGCAACAAGATGAGCAAACCAAGCAAAGACAACAAGGCCAAAG CTCCAAAGACCTACAGTCTGGCCAACACTGCCCAGGTTGACACAGGTGGGGTCTCCGACAAGTCGATTCTCAAA GTAACAATTCAAGCTGACCTGGAGAAGAAGATCATCAAGCTGATCAATGACTTCAGACAGGAGAATGGGGAAAAAAGGCCCATATCTGGCAGACTTACCAGCAAGAAATTgctg GACTTGTACACAGCTCTGCAGAAGTTCAACTTTAAGAGAGAACACATTGAGGAGGCAATGAAAAGCAGCGTACTGTACGGAGGGGATCTCCACTCTGCCCTCGACTGGCTCTGCCTCAACCTTAAAGATG AGGAGCTTCCAGAAGGTTTCAGCCAGCAGATGCAGGAGGAAAGTCAGAGGAGCAGGCCCAGGTTCCAGCCTCCAGCTCAGCAGAAACCTGCCACCCTGAGCACCAAAGAACATAACAACACTCACAAAGACACCACCAAG GCTACAGAGAAGGATGAGGCTGCAAGCATGAAGGACTGGATCTTGAGGTATGCAGAGCAGAGCagcgaggaagaggaggatgttgaagctgaaggagagaagaagacTGCACACAATCCTGAATTGGAGGACAAGTTTGATCCA AATGACAGGTATTTGGTCCTCACTGCTCAGCTTTATGACACTAAAGAAATGGCAGCTGCTGCTAAGACCAAAGCAGATAAAATGGGCCAGAGGATGGCACAGGACAGAATACGTATCATACAGCAAG aAATGAAACAACTGGAGTCCCACCCCATGTTCAATTCAGCTCTGAAAGTGGTGAATGTacctgaaaaggaaaagaaaatacttCCTGTTAATGAGGACAAAGAGGATCTGGGCTTCACCTTATTTGAACAAGCTGAAAAGGAGCCTCCCGCTGAGAAAG TTGTGAAAAAGAACGAGCCGAAGGACATTCGCAATTTTGATTACACAGCTCGCAGCTGGACAGGAAAGTCTCCCAAACAGTTCCTCATCGACTGGGTTAGAAAGAACCTGCCCAAGAGTCCGCCACCGGCTTTTCACAAGGTTGCTGCTGGTAGATACTGGAGATGCAA GGTGCGAATTCAGAGGGTAGAGGATGTGCTAGAAGTTTGTCCAACCATTGTGACTGAGGACAGCATGCAGGCTCAACATCTGGCAGCCACACTGGCACTCTACACCCTGGTTAAAGGACAG TCAGTGCACCAGCTCCTTCCTCCCACCTATAGAGATGTATGGCTGGAGTGGAGAGACAGcgagcagcagcaacaggaggAGAGTCGCACTGCTGCTAATAAACCCCGAGACCAGTTCATCTCCCGGCTCCTGACCAgactcaaacagcagcagaaccagTGTCAAGGGCAAGGGTCTGGATCCGCAGGACAGGTGGGGCTGGGTCAGACTGGGAATGAAGAGCCTGAAGAGTCCTGGGAAAACCTGGCTGGTCTTGATATTGAAGAGCGTGGAGAAGAACTGGGAGACAAAATTCAGAAAAGGGGAGGGAGGACTGAAGGGGCAGGAGCACTGGAGGCATCCAGAGAGCTCTTAACAAAGCTGAAGAAGTCCTCGCTGGCCCGCAAACTGCAG GCAGAACGAGAGCAACTTCCTGTCTTCCAACACCGGAATCGTGTCCTGGAGGCTCTACAGCGCCACCCTGTGGTGGTTGTGGCAGGTGAGACAGGCAGTGGAAAGAGTACTCAGATCCCTCAGTTCCTGCTAGAGGAGCTTTTGACTGGGGGCAAAGTGGCTCAGCCCTGCAACATCGTGGTGACCCAGCCCCGAAGGATATCTGCCATGAGCCTGGCCTGCAGAGTAAGTCAGGAGCTCGGCTGTGAGGATGGACCGGGATCAAag tCGTCACTGTGCGGGTATCAGATCCGGATGGAGAATCAGTCTGGGGAGTGGACCCGACTGTTGTATTGTACTACTGGAGTTCTGCTCAGGAAGCTCCAGCATGACAGACACCTCAACTCCCTGACACACATCATCATAGATGAG GTCCATGAGCGCAGTGTCCAGTCAGACTTCCTGTTAACCATCCTGAAAGACATTGTTATGAGAAGATCAGACCTGCAACTCATCCTCATGAGCGCTACAGCAGACTGTGACAAGTTCTCCAGCTACTTCAACCGCTGCCCTGTGATCACCATTCCTGGCCGGACATTTCCAGTTGAG GTGTTTCACTTAGAAGACATAGTGGAGCAGACGGGATACATCCTGGAAAAGGACTCGGAGTACAGCCAGAAAATActtgaagaagaagaggaagtaaACATCTCCGTCACCCAAAAAGGTGGCAAGACTTTACAACACCAG GAGGTGATAGTGAGGGACTCCTCCTCAGGCTGGGACCTGGGTCCTGACCTTGACCACTTCAGTAGCAGGACCCGACAGGTGCTGCAGTATATGAACCCTAATAAGATCAACATGGACCTGCTGGTTGACCTCATAGATTACCTAG ACAAATCCCCACAGTTTGCAGAGATGAATGGAGCAGTTCTCGTGTTCCTCCCTGGTTTGGCTCACATCCAACAGCTTTGTGACCTGCTGTCCTCAGACAAGAGGTTCAGGGACAAAAACAG ATTGAACTTGACCTTTGTTATTTTTAGATATCAGATAGTTGCTCTTCACTCTACTCTGTCATCCAAAGACCAGGCTGCTGCCTTCACAGTGCCTCCTGCTGGAGTTAGGAAG atTGTCCTGTCAACTAACATTGCTGAGACAGGTGTGACTATTCCTGATGTTGTATTTGTCATCGACACTGGGAAGACTAAAGAAAATAA GTACCATGAAAGCAGCCAGATGAGTTCTCTCGTGGAAACGTTTGTTTCCAAAGCCAGTGCCCTCCAGAGGCAGGGGAGAGCGGGACGTGTTAGAAATGGCTTCTGCTTCAGACTCTACCCAAAATACAG GTTTGATGCCTTCATGGATTACTCCATTCCAGAGATACTACGGGTCCCACTGGAGGAGCTCTGTCTTCACATTATG AAATGTCAGTACGGCTCCCCGGAGGACTTCCTGAGCCGGGCCCTGGATGCTCCTCAGCCCCAGTCAGTCAGTAACGCTGTCAGCCTGCTGAGGAAGATTGGTGCATGTCACCCTGACAGCCATGTCCTCACGCCCCTGGGACACCACCTGGCGAGTCTGCCTGTCAACGTGAAGATTGGCAAGATGCTCATCTATGGAGCCATACTTGGCTGCCTGGAGCCCATA GCAACCATTGCGGCGGCCATCACTGAGAAGTCTCCCTTCTCTACACCAATGAATAGGAAGGAGGAAGCTAACCTGGCTAAAGCTGCTCTGGCATTAGCTAACTCTGATCACCTCACCATATACAATGCATATCTTGG GTGGAAGAACTCACAATCTGAGGGGCAGAGAGTAGAAATGTCCTACTGTAGGAAACATTTCCTCAATCGAACAGCTCTCATTACAATAGAG GATGTGAAGCAAGAGCTGATGAGGATGATGGAGCAGGCAGGTTTCAGCTCTTCTCGCTCCTCCTCTTCTCATTTAAAACTGCAGGCAGCTTCGCTGTCTAGGCAGCAGATCTCTGTCCTGAATGCAGTGCTGACAGCAGGGCTGTATGACAGCGTGGCCCGGGTCTTGTGCACTCCATCTGTGGATGTGCTTGAGCGAGTGGCCTGTACAGTGGAGACCCCTCAAGGCAAGGCTCAGGTCCATCCCTCGTCTGTTAACCGCAACCTGCAGACACACGGCTGGCTGCTGTACCAGGAGAAG GTGAAGTACACTAAGATCTACCTGCGAGACACCACTCTGATATCTCCAttgcctgtgctgctgtttggagGTGACATTGAAATTCAGCACAGAGAAAGGCTCATCACATTAGATGGATGGATCCACTTTCAG GCTCCTGTACGGGTTGGTGTGATCTTTAAACACCTGCGTAAACTGATGGACTCTTTACTTGAAAAGAAGCTGGAGAATCCTAGGATGAACCTGGAAG GTGAGAGGACCATCCAGATCATTCTGGATCTGATCAAGTCAGAGTATGCTGTGTGA
- the dhx29 gene encoding ATP-dependent RNA helicase DHX29 isoform X2, giving the protein MGGKKKKSAAAAVAPVAPAAPAAGGRTGAGNGGTEEPKKQPASNKMSKPSKDNKAKAPKTYSLANTAQVDTGGVSDKSILKVTIQADLEKKIIKLINDFRQENGEKRPISGRLTSKKLLDLYTALQKFNFKREHIEEAMKSSVLYGGDLHSALDWLCLNLKDEELPEGFSQQMQEESQRSRPRFQPPAQQKPATLSTKEHNNTHKDTTKATEKDEAASMKDWILRYAEQSSEEEEDVEAEGEKKTAHNPELEDKFDPNDRYLVLTAQLYDTKEMAAAAKTKADKMGQRMAQDRIRIIQQEMKQLESHPMFNSALKVVNVPEKEKKILPVNEDKEDLGFTLFEQAEKEPPAEKVVKKNEPKDIRNFDYTARSWTGKSPKQFLIDWVRKNLPKSPPPAFHKVAAGRYWRCKVRIQRVEDVLEVCPTIVTEDSMQAQHLAATLALYTLVKGQSVHQLLPPTYRDVWLEWRDSEQQQQEESRTAANKPRDQFISRLLTRLKQQQNQCQGQGSGSAGQVGLGQTGNEEPEESWENLAGLDIEERGEELGDKIQKRGGRTEGAGALEASRELLTKLKKSSLARKLQAEREQLPVFQHRNRVLEALQRHPVVVVAGETGSGKSTQIPQFLLEELLTGGKVAQPCNIVVTQPRRISAMSLACRVSQELGCEDGPGSKSSLCGYQIRMENQSGEWTRLLYCTTGVLLRKLQHDRHLNSLTHIIIDEVHERSVQSDFLLTILKDIVMRRSDLQLILMSATADCDKFSSYFNRCPVITIPGRTFPVEVFHLEDIVEQTGYILEKDSEYSQKILEEEEEVNISVTQKGGKTLQHQEVIVRDSSSGWDLGPDLDHFSSRTRQVLQYMNPNKINMDLLVDLIDYLDKSPQFAEMNGAVLVFLPGLAHIQQLCDLLSSDKRFRDKNRYQIVALHSTLSSKDQAAAFTVPPAGVRKIVLSTNIAETGVTIPDVVFVIDTGKTKENKYHESSQMSSLVETFVSKASALQRQGRAGRVRNGFCFRLYPKYRFDAFMDYSIPEILRVPLEELCLHIMKCQYGSPEDFLSRALDAPQPQSVSNAVSLLRKIGACHPDSHVLTPLGHHLASLPVNVKIGKMLIYGAILGCLEPIATIAAAITEKSPFSTPMNRKEEANLAKAALALANSDHLTIYNAYLGWKNSQSEGQRVEMSYCRKHFLNRTALITIEDVKQELMRMMEQAGFSSSRSSSSHLKLQAASLSRQQISVLNAVLTAGLYDSVARVLCTPSVDVLERVACTVETPQGKAQVHPSSVNRNLQTHGWLLYQEKVKYTKIYLRDTTLISPLPVLLFGGDIEIQHRERLITLDGWIHFQAPVRVGVIFKHLRKLMDSLLEKKLENPRMNLEGERTIQIILDLIKSEYAV; this is encoded by the exons ATGGGtgggaagaaaaagaagtcgGCGGCTGCTGCGGTTGCTCCGGTGGCCCCGGCAGCCCCGGCAGCAGGCGGCAGGACTGGAGCGGGGAACGGCGGGACGGAGGAGCCGAAGAAACAACCAGCCAGCAACAAGATGAGCAAACCAAGCAAAGACAACAAGGCCAAAG CTCCAAAGACCTACAGTCTGGCCAACACTGCCCAGGTTGACACAGGTGGGGTCTCCGACAAGTCGATTCTCAAA GTAACAATTCAAGCTGACCTGGAGAAGAAGATCATCAAGCTGATCAATGACTTCAGACAGGAGAATGGGGAAAAAAGGCCCATATCTGGCAGACTTACCAGCAAGAAATTgctg GACTTGTACACAGCTCTGCAGAAGTTCAACTTTAAGAGAGAACACATTGAGGAGGCAATGAAAAGCAGCGTACTGTACGGAGGGGATCTCCACTCTGCCCTCGACTGGCTCTGCCTCAACCTTAAAGATG AGGAGCTTCCAGAAGGTTTCAGCCAGCAGATGCAGGAGGAAAGTCAGAGGAGCAGGCCCAGGTTCCAGCCTCCAGCTCAGCAGAAACCTGCCACCCTGAGCACCAAAGAACATAACAACACTCACAAAGACACCACCAAG GCTACAGAGAAGGATGAGGCTGCAAGCATGAAGGACTGGATCTTGAGGTATGCAGAGCAGAGCagcgaggaagaggaggatgttgaagctgaaggagagaagaagacTGCACACAATCCTGAATTGGAGGACAAGTTTGATCCA AATGACAGGTATTTGGTCCTCACTGCTCAGCTTTATGACACTAAAGAAATGGCAGCTGCTGCTAAGACCAAAGCAGATAAAATGGGCCAGAGGATGGCACAGGACAGAATACGTATCATACAGCAAG aAATGAAACAACTGGAGTCCCACCCCATGTTCAATTCAGCTCTGAAAGTGGTGAATGTacctgaaaaggaaaagaaaatacttCCTGTTAATGAGGACAAAGAGGATCTGGGCTTCACCTTATTTGAACAAGCTGAAAAGGAGCCTCCCGCTGAGAAAG TTGTGAAAAAGAACGAGCCGAAGGACATTCGCAATTTTGATTACACAGCTCGCAGCTGGACAGGAAAGTCTCCCAAACAGTTCCTCATCGACTGGGTTAGAAAGAACCTGCCCAAGAGTCCGCCACCGGCTTTTCACAAGGTTGCTGCTGGTAGATACTGGAGATGCAA GGTGCGAATTCAGAGGGTAGAGGATGTGCTAGAAGTTTGTCCAACCATTGTGACTGAGGACAGCATGCAGGCTCAACATCTGGCAGCCACACTGGCACTCTACACCCTGGTTAAAGGACAG TCAGTGCACCAGCTCCTTCCTCCCACCTATAGAGATGTATGGCTGGAGTGGAGAGACAGcgagcagcagcaacaggaggAGAGTCGCACTGCTGCTAATAAACCCCGAGACCAGTTCATCTCCCGGCTCCTGACCAgactcaaacagcagcagaaccagTGTCAAGGGCAAGGGTCTGGATCCGCAGGACAGGTGGGGCTGGGTCAGACTGGGAATGAAGAGCCTGAAGAGTCCTGGGAAAACCTGGCTGGTCTTGATATTGAAGAGCGTGGAGAAGAACTGGGAGACAAAATTCAGAAAAGGGGAGGGAGGACTGAAGGGGCAGGAGCACTGGAGGCATCCAGAGAGCTCTTAACAAAGCTGAAGAAGTCCTCGCTGGCCCGCAAACTGCAG GCAGAACGAGAGCAACTTCCTGTCTTCCAACACCGGAATCGTGTCCTGGAGGCTCTACAGCGCCACCCTGTGGTGGTTGTGGCAGGTGAGACAGGCAGTGGAAAGAGTACTCAGATCCCTCAGTTCCTGCTAGAGGAGCTTTTGACTGGGGGCAAAGTGGCTCAGCCCTGCAACATCGTGGTGACCCAGCCCCGAAGGATATCTGCCATGAGCCTGGCCTGCAGAGTAAGTCAGGAGCTCGGCTGTGAGGATGGACCGGGATCAAag tCGTCACTGTGCGGGTATCAGATCCGGATGGAGAATCAGTCTGGGGAGTGGACCCGACTGTTGTATTGTACTACTGGAGTTCTGCTCAGGAAGCTCCAGCATGACAGACACCTCAACTCCCTGACACACATCATCATAGATGAG GTCCATGAGCGCAGTGTCCAGTCAGACTTCCTGTTAACCATCCTGAAAGACATTGTTATGAGAAGATCAGACCTGCAACTCATCCTCATGAGCGCTACAGCAGACTGTGACAAGTTCTCCAGCTACTTCAACCGCTGCCCTGTGATCACCATTCCTGGCCGGACATTTCCAGTTGAG GTGTTTCACTTAGAAGACATAGTGGAGCAGACGGGATACATCCTGGAAAAGGACTCGGAGTACAGCCAGAAAATActtgaagaagaagaggaagtaaACATCTCCGTCACCCAAAAAGGTGGCAAGACTTTACAACACCAG GAGGTGATAGTGAGGGACTCCTCCTCAGGCTGGGACCTGGGTCCTGACCTTGACCACTTCAGTAGCAGGACCCGACAGGTGCTGCAGTATATGAACCCTAATAAGATCAACATGGACCTGCTGGTTGACCTCATAGATTACCTAG ACAAATCCCCACAGTTTGCAGAGATGAATGGAGCAGTTCTCGTGTTCCTCCCTGGTTTGGCTCACATCCAACAGCTTTGTGACCTGCTGTCCTCAGACAAGAGGTTCAGGGACAAAAACAG ATATCAGATAGTTGCTCTTCACTCTACTCTGTCATCCAAAGACCAGGCTGCTGCCTTCACAGTGCCTCCTGCTGGAGTTAGGAAG atTGTCCTGTCAACTAACATTGCTGAGACAGGTGTGACTATTCCTGATGTTGTATTTGTCATCGACACTGGGAAGACTAAAGAAAATAA GTACCATGAAAGCAGCCAGATGAGTTCTCTCGTGGAAACGTTTGTTTCCAAAGCCAGTGCCCTCCAGAGGCAGGGGAGAGCGGGACGTGTTAGAAATGGCTTCTGCTTCAGACTCTACCCAAAATACAG GTTTGATGCCTTCATGGATTACTCCATTCCAGAGATACTACGGGTCCCACTGGAGGAGCTCTGTCTTCACATTATG AAATGTCAGTACGGCTCCCCGGAGGACTTCCTGAGCCGGGCCCTGGATGCTCCTCAGCCCCAGTCAGTCAGTAACGCTGTCAGCCTGCTGAGGAAGATTGGTGCATGTCACCCTGACAGCCATGTCCTCACGCCCCTGGGACACCACCTGGCGAGTCTGCCTGTCAACGTGAAGATTGGCAAGATGCTCATCTATGGAGCCATACTTGGCTGCCTGGAGCCCATA GCAACCATTGCGGCGGCCATCACTGAGAAGTCTCCCTTCTCTACACCAATGAATAGGAAGGAGGAAGCTAACCTGGCTAAAGCTGCTCTGGCATTAGCTAACTCTGATCACCTCACCATATACAATGCATATCTTGG GTGGAAGAACTCACAATCTGAGGGGCAGAGAGTAGAAATGTCCTACTGTAGGAAACATTTCCTCAATCGAACAGCTCTCATTACAATAGAG GATGTGAAGCAAGAGCTGATGAGGATGATGGAGCAGGCAGGTTTCAGCTCTTCTCGCTCCTCCTCTTCTCATTTAAAACTGCAGGCAGCTTCGCTGTCTAGGCAGCAGATCTCTGTCCTGAATGCAGTGCTGACAGCAGGGCTGTATGACAGCGTGGCCCGGGTCTTGTGCACTCCATCTGTGGATGTGCTTGAGCGAGTGGCCTGTACAGTGGAGACCCCTCAAGGCAAGGCTCAGGTCCATCCCTCGTCTGTTAACCGCAACCTGCAGACACACGGCTGGCTGCTGTACCAGGAGAAG GTGAAGTACACTAAGATCTACCTGCGAGACACCACTCTGATATCTCCAttgcctgtgctgctgtttggagGTGACATTGAAATTCAGCACAGAGAAAGGCTCATCACATTAGATGGATGGATCCACTTTCAG GCTCCTGTACGGGTTGGTGTGATCTTTAAACACCTGCGTAAACTGATGGACTCTTTACTTGAAAAGAAGCTGGAGAATCCTAGGATGAACCTGGAAG GTGAGAGGACCATCCAGATCATTCTGGATCTGATCAAGTCAGAGTATGCTGTGTGA